Part of the Nicotiana tabacum cultivar K326 chromosome 20, ASM71507v2, whole genome shotgun sequence genome, AGTTGTAAGAttagcttccccccacaagttctgagGTAAACCAGAACTTATTAACaaggcattcatcatctcctttaacgtTCTATTATTTCTTTCCGCGATTCCATTAGAATGCGATgagtaaggggcagttgtttggtgaataatgccattttccaaacatatttcttcaacaggagattcatattcgtcgcccttatcacttcttatcactttgatctttttgtttagttgcgtTTTAACTTCATTTCTGTATTGCTTGAATGAAtcaattgcttcatctttacttttaagtaagtaaatatagcaatatctagtactatcgtcaataaaagttatgaaatactttttcccaccacCAGATGATATttacttcatgtcgcaaatatctgtgtgaattaattCAAAAGgattgaattcctttcaactgacttataaggatgcttaACATACTTTGATTCCACATATATTTAACATTTCAAGTTATTgtattcaaacttaggcaatacttccaaattaatcatttttcgcaaagTTTTGAAGTTGACGTGGCCTAAACAttcatgccataaattatttgactcaagcaagtaagaagaagctgaaattttattcatatcaATGGCaattacattgagtttgaaaaAGCCATCAGTAAGGTAACATTTTcctacatacatttcattcttactaactACAACCTTGTCGGAAACAAAAACACACTTAAAGCCATTCTTGACTAGAAGTGATGTCGAGACTAAATTCTTCCACATTtcaggaacatgaaggacatcATTTAGAGTCACAATCTTGCCAGAAGTTATCTTCAAAGCTATCTTGCACGTTCCTTCAATTTTTGTAGTAGCGAAATTTGCCATAAAAACTGTCTCATTGGGTCCAGTAGGAGTATAAGAAGTAAGCaactccttgttagcacaaacatgATGAGTTGCCCCCGAATCAATCCACCATTCTCTAGGATTTCtgactaggttgcattccgaaagcatgTCACATAAATCGTCTATTTCGTCATTCTTCTCAATCATGTTTGCTTGACTTTTCTTCTTGTCCTTCTTTGGTGCACGACATTCAGCGGCCTTGCGTGCAACCTTTCCACAGCTGTGGCAATTACCTTTGAACTTCTTCTTTcttgggtaattctttggtccagacgacttctttctctttttactcGTTGAAGCCTTGcacccattattgttgaatttccacgagacttctttTCTGCAGCCTTGTTGTCCTCTTTAATCCTTAGGCAAACAATAAGGTCTTACAATGTCATCTCCTTGCGCTtatgtttcaagtagtttttaaAGTCCTTCCACATCGAAGGCAACTTTTCAATAAACGCCGCAACTTAAAACGTTTCATTTATGACCATACCGACAATCATAAATTTAGGGTTAATAATGTAATCAATATctttaataaaaatattgattCGATTTATACCTTTGGCAAGGAGGTCATGAACGATGACTTGTAATTCTTGAACTTGTGTTATAGCAGACTTATTGTCAACCATTTTAAAGTCCAAGAACTTAGCGGCAACAAATTTCTTTAGTCCAGCATCTTCCGTCTTGTACTTCTTTTCAAGAGCGTTCCATAACTCTTTCGAAGTTTCCATGACACTGTAAACGTTGTACAAGCCATCTTCCAAATAACTCAATATATCATTTTTGCAcaagaagtcagaatgcttccatGCCTCTCTGACCACAAATCGCTCATTAGCCGGAGTCTCTTCTCCCAAGATTGGAACGTCCTCATTTATAAAGCGCTGTAGATTGAGTGTGGTCAGGTAGAAAGACGTTTTCTGCTTCCAGAATTTGAATTCCATGCCGAAAAATTTTCAGGTTTTTCTGTCGGTGCCATCTCTGGTGCAAGCGTTGTGCGACTTGAATATGCCGTAGCTATTGCAGCAGTAATTGTTCCAACAGAATCATTTTGTTGTTCCGTACTTGTTGTCATTTTTCTATAAAAGAAATTAACACACAAAATTAGTATCtcggtgaagtttttatatcttcaaaccaAATACATACAACCGAGTTTTTATACCTCGGATTGAGTAGAAAGTCACAAAGACTTTAATCTCAAACTGGAGTAGAAAATCAGTATGATTTTAGTCTCCCAAACCAAAAGTAAGATGAATAcagaattaaattccttaagcttgttagtacACTGTATTCAAAACCAGAAAACTAGAAAATCATTAGTTtaagaaaacaaaacagaaaaattcCTAGCCAACTATTCTGTGATAGCGGCACTTCAAATCACAGAACTTCAATAAACTCAAATGGCGGAGCAAATCACACAAAAAATGCAGAAGATTGAGGAGAGAGATTTCAGATGCCTCTCTATTTAGCTAAAGAGTTTGAGTCCCAACAGGTCCATAGGTATCATCAATCAATCATATCAATTGacaaaatccgaagccgagcgagTGACGACGGCGACGGAGCGGGGCAccacttcttcttaactctttaagagctagaagatgtgcttctctatataagcacaaagattttctttccttcttccaatGAGTGACAAAGTGCATTAGCAAAGTGaactaattcaaaattttatttccctccatttctgtTTCCATCATTTTCCATTCACACCTCTTTTCTTATTACTAACAAaaaccaacaaaaataatttttgatcGTATAAATTTATGCTGTTAAATCCATGGAGGAATTAAAGACACAATCTTGAATCTTCAATGTTGGCGACGCAGTATTTAATGGCACGGTAAGTTAGTCAAACAAGAACTACGTAAAGGACATAAAAATCAAGTCAAGGTAGAAAGCATTTTAAAGATGTTGACTCATCAAATTTAGAACAATTAAGACCCTTGCTATCCTAATATAACCAAAAAAATCAGAAGGCTGTATATGAATTGCTCTAAAGATACAAATGATAAGAAGGCTAAATTTTTTAACATTTGGTTATTGATAGAATATGAGATCTATCCTCACAAACTCATATTCATACGCATGCAATTAAAGTATGAACAAATTGAACAATGTtgtagagagagaaagtagagagaAGATCTTAATTTTGTATTAACCAACATTTGGAATGTACAGTAATAAATTGAACAATGTtgtagagagagaaagtagagagGAGGAGAAGATCTTAATTCTATATTAACCAACATTTGAAATGTACAGTATTAACTAATATAACCACTTTACAGTAGTTAGTGGAGAAGGTCTGTGAAATGGCAAAATTACCCCTCTCCTAATACACTAAACTATACACATACTACACTACCCCTCACTCAATACTCCCCCTTAAGGTGGTGGGTGAAAGACATCAAACACGTCAAGCTTAGACAAGAGGAGTTGATGTTGAGCAGTAGGTAAACCTTTGGTTAGTAGATCAACAAGCTGTTGAGCAGAAAAAATGTGTTGAGGAATGATGAGCCCAGACTTGATTTTTTTCATGCACAAAATGACAATCAAGCTCAATGTGCTTAGTGTTCGTGGAAAATAGGATTGCTGGCAATTTGGATAGCTGCCTTGTTATCACAGAATAGGGACACAGGTTGGGATATAGTGAGTCCCAACTCCTGCAACAGACCAACAACCCAAGTGACTTCAGCTACTGCTGCTGCCATGCTCCTATATTCAGCTTTTGTGGAGCTCCTGCTTACAGTATGCTACTTCTTAGACTTCCAAGAGATGAGTGACTCACCCAACTTGACAACATATCCAGTGACTGACCTCCTTGTGTTAGGGCAGGAAGCCCAATCGGAGTCACAATAGGCAGTCAAATTAGTAATAGGACCAGCAGATAATAACACACCTAAGCCAGGACAACCTTTGAGATATTTAACCACTCTAAAGGCTGCCTCCAAGTGTGATTGTTTGGGTCGCTGCATGAACTGGATAATTAAGCTTTGAACTGCAAAACTAATATCTGATCTAGTGATGGTAAGGTAAAGGAGCTTTCCAATTAACTGCTGATATGTTGTGGGATCATCAAGCTCTACATCATCAGTATTTCCTACATGAACATCATAATCAACAGTGGTCAGCTTTTGACTAAGTTCCAAAGGTGTCTTAGCAGGTTTACATCCACTCAAACCGACTTAAGAGATAAGCTTCAAGGCATACTTTCTTTGGTTAAGCAATGTGCCCCTTTTGGATCTTAGAACTTCAATGCCAAGAAAATATCTCAACTCCCCAAGGTCCTTTACCTTAAACCGATTGTGTAGGATCATTTTTGCATCATCTATTAGTGTTGGATGACTACCAGTAATTAGCAAATCATCCACATAGATAAGAATGACTACTAAACCATTTCCCTGCCTTTTGGTAAATAAAGAATGATCAAATGCACTTTGATTATATCCACTCTCTATCAAAGCCTCAGTAAGCTTAATATTCCATTGTTTAGAGGCTTGTTTGAGTCCATACAAAGATTTCAGAAGTCGACATACTTTGGTCTCCTCCTATTTGGTAAATCCTTAGGGTAGACTCATGTAGACATCTTCATATAAATCTCCTTGTAGAAATGCATTATTAACATCCATTTGGTATAAAGGACAACCTTTGGAAGTATCTATACTAATAACAAGTCTCACTGTGAccattttgacaacaggtgaaAAAGTATCATGATAGTCAAGTCCTTCCTTTTGATTGTATCCTTTGGCAACCAAATGAGCCTTGAATCTTTTTACCTCTCCATTTGCTTTGTACTTGACTTTGTAGACACATTTAGATCCAATGGCTTGCTTCCCTATAGGTAAATCAACTAGTTCCGAAGTCTTATTATCTTCAAGTACTTGTATCTCCTGATGCATGGCTTCAACCCATCTGTCATCCTGAACTTCCTCCTTAAAGGAGTTAGGTTCAATGCAAGCTGAAAAGGCCTTCAAACAAGACTGGTATCTTGTTGTTAGATTTCCATGATATAGCCCTTTGGATAATGGATAAAGGCACTAGGTGGCAGTATTCTTTGTTGTCACATAATCCTTCAGCCAAATAGGAGGTTTAGATATTCTTCCTCCTTTTCTAACATCATGAGCTATTTCCTTAACTGATGGTTGCTGTTCTGATGGTTGTTATGGAATTGATGTGTCATTTAAACTGTCTTGTGAAGTGTCTACAACTAGTGTCAATGTTTCTCGTGAAATTGCATCAGGTGATATGACAATATGATTCTCATGAGCTTCTGTCAAAATTTCAACATGTATCACTTGCTCCTGAACAGGATGATTCAGCATGTGTTACTTGCTCCTGAGCAGTATCATTACTAAGTTGACTTGTTGATTCTTGTTCAATACTAGGCTGAGCTGATTGCACTACTAGCTCTGGCTACTTGAGAAATAAATCACCAGAATCCAGTTCAGCATTGTTCAATGGAAACATATCTTCCCTAAAGCTAATATCTCTGCTGACCAGAAAAACCTTCCTTTCTAGATCATAAAGTCTGTACCCCTTTTTGAGTTGTTGAGTATCCCACCAATACACATCTGTTGGCTCTTGGACTAAATTTATCTCCTTTTGATAGGTTACTAGCATAACAGAGACAACCAAATACTCTAGGGTGATATATGTCAGGTACCTTGTTGTATAAAAGTTCATGAGGTGACTTTCCTCTTAAAACAGAAGTAGGCCATTTGCTAAGTAGATACACAACAGTATTTACACACTCTCCCCAAAACCTGTTGGGAATTGAGCTTTGGAACTTTAGAGCTCTAGTTACTTCCAGAATGTGTCAATGATTTCTCTCTACTATCCCATTCTATTGAGGTATGTAGGGATAGCTACTCTGGTGAACAACTCCTAATGAAGAAAACAATTCATTGCAGCTAGAATTGAAGAATTTTAACTGAGACAACTAAATACCCTAATGTGATTTATGTCAGGTGGCTTATTGTATAAAAGTTCATGAGGTGACTTTCCTCTTAAAACAGAAGTAGGCCATTTGTTAAGTAGATACACAACAGTCTTTACACACTGTCCCCAAAACCTGTTAGGAATTGAGCTTTGGAACTTCAGGGCTATAGCTACTTCCAGAATGTGTTTATGCTTCCTCTCTACTACCCCATTCTGTTGAGGTGTGTCGGGACATCTACTTTGATGAACACTTCCTAATGAAGAAAAAAATTCATTGCAACTAGAATTGAAGAATTCAGTTCCATTGTCATATCTCAATGTTTTGACAgtcacaccaaattgatttttaacCATTGAAAAGAAACTCTTCAATACAAATATTACTTCACTCTTTGATTGCAACAAACATATCCAAGTGAATCTACTGTAATCATGTACCATTGTAACAAAGTAGTGCTTCCTATCATTTGTTGGTATTTTATGAGGTCCCCATACATCTACATGAATAAGCTGGAAAATACTAACAACATTAATTACTACTAGATGGAAACTTTAACCTACTCTGCTTAGCCAAGGGGTATATATCACAATTATATTGCACTCTACTGTCCACTGAGTTTCTCAACTGTTGGATATACTGCATTGCCTTTATTGAAGGATGTCCTAGTCTCATGTGCCATAAGGATGAGTTATTTGTAGTATTACTGACCATTGCTGTTGTAGGTATTAATCTCCTATGCAAAATATACAGTCCACATAATTCCTTACCAATCCCCATCACCTTCCCATTGTAAAGACCCTGCAGTACACAGAAGTCAGGGAAGAACATTGCAATACAAATCAGTTCCTCGGTCAGCTTTGAAACAGACAATAAATTGAACTTAGAGTCAGGAACATGTATAACATCCTTCAAAACTTGATTGTCCAATATAGAGACATTTCCTGTATGGGACACTTTGCACTTATTTCTTATTGGTACTTGCACTCCACTATTATTGTGTGAACTACAATCTTTAATACCATGCATGATCTCCTCATGAAAGGTAATATGATGTGAAGCATCTGAGTCTAATATTCAATCACAATCAAAGGCATTCGATAATTATACCTACCATAAGTGAGTGATAGTCACCTGTGTCTTGTTTGTTCAGAAGGTTTAGTAGCTGCTTGTATTGATCCTCCGTGAAAAAGTTCCCTTGTGTGGGCTAAGTGTTTGATGTATTCCCTATCTCAGCAGCAACAACATTAGCATAAGGTTTGACTCCTTGTATCTGTACTTTCTTCTTACTCTTGAAATTCGGAGGATACCCTATGATCATATAATAGTTCTCCTTCAAGTGACCTTTATAGCCGCAAAATTCACAAATCAAGCCTGGTTTCTTTGCCTTGAATCCCTgattgaatgtctgatttttccCAGCTAGCATGGTCAAAATCTCACTATTAGATTCCTCTGTTCCGAGGGTTCTTTAGCTCTCTTCTTGTATGACCAAGGCATATGCCTGATTGACCGTCAAGATAGGTGTTTTGAGTAACACTTAGCTCCTTACATGGCTATAGCTTTCATTTAGGCCAACTATAAACTGCAAAAGTCTCAGATTTTTGAACTATTCAATGAAAGGCCTTGTTtcttgttacaccctatgttttcgtacgtgaaagtacgccataagtaaattgatgaaagctcggaaatgagatgttacatcctgcattttcatacgttaaaattttgtcgtaagctaatcgacgtaagttcgggaatgagattattttggtattataagtattatgctatttcaaacaagtgataagtaaattcgtgaagggaagatggtaagcaaatcgaaggaaatgaatttcatcgaagtttgatattttgggataaatacGACCCAAACTATAATACCCCGTATATAttgactagtgccatacaaggtaccatatgaccataatagtaaggtgtataaggtgtgttaaaagtaagtagtattttaagtaatttgagataattcttaattatgtgggtcaTTAGTTAAATATTGGATTAGTGGGGAATTAATAAGTGATTAAGGAGTGGTGGATGGTTAATTGAGgtctttggataaagactaaGGAAAGCTAACGTGGCAGCAAAATCTTGTCCAAATTATGACTCTTATCTATGATTGAAAATGCGGCACATTTAAGTAGTATATGGCTTAGTCATACCATTTAAAGACCAAAACTTATCTAATTCAAAAGAAAGATCTTACATCAAAATTTATTAAGGGGAATGGAGGAAGGCTTCATCAAAATAAAGAATGAAATCTTAGACAAAATCCATGAAAGACTTCTCatattcaaaaaaattcaaagagattatgataaaattcacaaagTAAAGGCTTATGACTACAAGTACGGATGAAGCTTCAATACGGAATCACAATTCTAAGAGATTTGCAACGAAGTTATACTATGTAATCACATtgagatttgcaattctaagggagtaaggtacaatctttctcaagaatatcatacgaattttttcctactctgGTCTTGTCGATTACATGTTATCGCAATTGACGTGTATTAAAGggtgtcacgacctggatttcccgccctcgggagtcgttatggcgcctactagtgaaagctaggcaagccaaccaactaaactatttaccttgtttccatttttaatccgatatcagttaagagccaacaattagataacaacagaattgaataagcggaaggttgcattgtaaagttttaataatactgctaataccaatccataacaaatctacccaagactggtgtcacaacttcacagactgtctaggagtactacaaataaaggtctgaaagaaataaatacaacactgtctccgaaaatacatgaaagaaacaggaatagtagatagaaggagacgccaaggcctgcggatgcttgcaggactacctcgggtcgcctgatgaacaagacaACATCAATCTCACTACGGTCCAAAATCTACAACACtgagatctgcacaaaagagtgcagagtgtagtatcagcacaaccgaccctatgtgttggtaagtgcctagtctaacctcggtgaagtagtaacgaggctaggactagactatcaaataaacctgtgcaatatagcgtacaaaaataataggaagcatataacaatgatggcaacaatgatcaaccagtgatataaatagcagacaacaagaacaccataaatatttctcaacaaataataaatacaagtgcaatcaattaatcaagtccttcaaatataaatctttggcctataaatccttcaagtaataatctctaagataatatgcttttcaataaatatatttcgaatatatttccttcaaataaatatctttcagataagcatctttcgaatataattctttcgagtaaaggtcaccttgtgacacctcatttcataatcataaataatataggtctcagcccactttcatattttcacggcacctcgtgcccatatttatgtcacaaccgcacggacaactcacgtgccattaaataaaaccataatattttccctggcaccttgtgcccacatatttctgtctcacattgcacaacgatattctcatgttactcagctcatagattccataacccaatacaattaagaatatTCAAGGAGCCttattcacttaacataaagtagagtacaacttccaacccaattaggaaatcaacaagaaaagatgaagttatttttagaaatcatttgataaagaaaataccatttttcaaTTAGAGTACAATATCGAagaatcattacctttaatacgagaaattaataaatcaaaacatagtagaaatttctttttaagtaaagtacaacctcaaacggtttaagaaaattttagttgagaaatcaattgagttaaaaatataacaattcttgaaatttgaagtattgaacatatatataaaaaataaggtgaggtattgtaaacactatggatcccaacacaaaggatcataacagtaaagggatctaaacagttaataTACTTGAATTactaataacaagtaaacacagcaaacagaaagtgcacggcatcacccttcgagcTTTAACTCTCTcttaccaaaacaatacacggcatcacccttcgtgctttacactcttcctcacccaagcaacaaacacaaggcaaatagggtaagggaatctataatatcgaaataaaatcaagtaataacGGAAAATCGGTAAATAAATGTacaggacaacataactcaattggaatcaggaaaaatcaaggacaagtgcacggcattaccctttgtggttttactctcgtcctcaccataagaatcaatataaactgcacggcatcacccttcgtgctttacactcttcctcaccataaaattaatataatTGGCACGGAATTGCACATCGTgcaacacggcatcacccttcatgctttacactcttcctcacaaaatcatacacggcattacccttcgtgctttaacactctttctcacccaaacaacaatcacaagaagtaagggcaaggaaataaatgaaatcacaataaaatttcggtaagggaacaatagtacaacaatcaaatcccgacaaggaaaacaacatcaaaacaataagatcccggcaagggagacaatatcatgattctctctctcctttcttctttcacgTTTACTTCCCAATTctattcacaacttgagccaatgttctacaatgttcaacaattcaattctcaacttgagccaatgctctacaatgttcaacaattcaattctcaacttgggCAATGcactacaatgttcaacaattaaattttcaacttgagccaacgctctaccatgttcaattaacaatattacttccacaagtcatattcctcaatagaaattatcatatagagcatatacaatacgaaatggagtcacattaatcagAGTATAAGACTCaagggcatgcttgacaccaacgtatagatactcgtcaccatgcctatacgtcaagctaaggttagaccaaacacttacctcgctttgcaaccaattcaaaattccaacaagcctttgactcgcgaattcgtgcctgaaattctcaaatctagtcataaacaattcgattcagtcaataaaaattatagaaattaattccatatgaaattctacattttccattaaaaatccgaaattgtactAAAAATttgccagtggggcccacgtctcgtaacccgacaaaactcacaaaatccgacaacccattcaaccacgtgttcacccatacaaattttatcaaattccgataacaactcgacctccaaatctaacatttttatttttggaaggttttgcaaaaatcttgattttcttccatttaaatccgaattaaacgatgaaaataaccatggatttatgtaatataaacactttcgagtataggacacttacttgagttgaaatcgtgaagaacacctcaaaatcgcccaagaaccgagctccaaaaatcccaaaacgaaaatgaagaaaatgagcatttttggtccttaagtttctactcatccgtcactaaaagtccattttcgtcactaaaagttgtcactaaaagtccaccagaaacatCTTTACCAGCCATattcaatcaatcataactttctgtacaaatatccgaATGATGAATGATTTAACTTTGTTGAAACTAGAATCCAAGGGCTACAACCTTTATGTTTTGCATATTTTCGGATTCCctatatatttcgagatataagcttccaaagtagcctcctcgcatcagaaatttctggaaAATTTCAAAACAGCTTTACCAGCCCTTAtttaatcgatcataactttttgtataaaTATCCGAATGTTTAATGGTTAAagtttctggaaactagaatgcaagggctacaacttttatgttttgtacattttcagattccttatagattgctagatataagcttccaaattatgCTCCTCGCATCAGAATTTTCGAACCTTGCTGGAAGAAATCCAGCAAGTTAAATTGGCctaaaaatggtccgaaaccactccgaaactcacccgaaccttAGTCGAGGATTTAAACCACGCTAAACAACACTAAAATTTCGAATCGCGCcatgaatcgaattatgagttttcaattcttctaacttctatattcgatgcaaaaacctatcaaatcaagtccgattgacttcaaatttttcacacaagtcataaatgacataataaagctgtaaaaaattttagaactggattccgaccccgatatcaaaaagtcaactctcggtcaaacttttccaaaaatcttctattttccaactttcgccaaaatgcgctgtattgtcctacggacttccaaatccaaatccgatcatgctcctaagtccaaaatcaccatacgaaactatttgaatcatcaaaattccattccagggtcgtttgctcaaaagtcaaatctccggtcaaacttaagaaatctttagccttagatttctagattccgttaaatggtgataatttgatctagggacatccgaatttgatttcgggcatatgaccaagtcccaaatcacgatacaaaactactggaatggtcaaaacttggatccgggttcgtttgctcaaaatattgaccgaagtcaactcagttgagttttaaagctctaattcataatttaatcTATTTTTTCATACAAAAACCTTTCGGAAAATtctacggactgcgcatgcaagtcgaggaattattgatagcgcctttttttcaaggtcttaaaacaccgagatgattatttaatttaaagatgacattttgggtcatcac contains:
- the LOC142174543 gene encoding uncharacterized protein LOC142174543 codes for the protein MEFKFWKQKTSFYLTTLNLQRFINEDVPILGEETPANERFVVREAWKHSDFLCKNDILSYLEDGLYNVYSVMETSKELWNALEKKYKTEDAGLKKFVAAKFLDFKMVDNKSAITQVQELQVIVHDLLAKGQQGCRKEVSWKFNNNGCKASTSKKRKKSSGPKNYPRKKKFKGNCHSCGKVARKAAECRAPKKDKKKSQANMIEKNDEIDDLCDMLSECNLVRNPREWWIDSGATHHVCANKELLTSYTPTGPNETVFMANFATTKIEGTCKIALKITSGKIVTLNDVLHVPEMWKNLVSTSLLVKNGFKCVFVSDKVVVSKNEMYVGKCYLTDGFFKLNLLRDIVMQIGSPDQRNQNPQVDTFFPLVEE